The following are encoded together in the Tatumella ptyseos genome:
- a CDS encoding YjbE family putative metal transport protein (Members of this highly hydrophobic protein family,regularly are found preceded by the yybP-ykoY manganese riboswitch (see RF00080). A metal cation transport function is proposed.): protein MGEIFQHWDWVAILAQILLIDLLLGGDNAVVIAMACRGLPENLRRKAIVIGTLGAIVARIVLLVVAVYLLTLPGLKLVGGLLLLWIGYKLVSGEEEGDEQGKTSSSLWKTALTITIADVIMSLDNVLAVAAAGRGHLIIVAVGVLLSIPIIVAGSRLVLHLLDRWPVIILAGGALIGWIAGSMLLTDPLLHPYVAGKDLAFYEHCAGGVCALLIFIIGWFKTRKSA, encoded by the coding sequence ATGGGTGAAATTTTCCAGCATTGGGATTGGGTCGCTATCTTAGCGCAGATCTTATTAATCGATTTACTGTTGGGCGGGGACAACGCCGTCGTCATTGCTATGGCATGTCGCGGGTTACCCGAAAATTTACGTCGCAAAGCGATTGTTATTGGTACGTTGGGCGCGATCGTGGCACGGATTGTGTTGTTGGTCGTTGCCGTTTACCTATTAACATTACCAGGACTGAAATTAGTCGGTGGCTTATTACTGTTGTGGATTGGCTATAAGTTAGTTTCTGGTGAAGAAGAGGGTGATGAACAAGGAAAAACGTCCTCGAGTCTTTGGAAAACCGCGCTAACCATCACTATCGCGGATGTCATCATGTCCTTAGATAATGTGTTAGCGGTAGCCGCCGCGGGTCGGGGGCACTTAATCATTGTGGCGGTGGGCGTATTGTTAAGTATCCCGATTATTGTCGCGGGGAGTCGCTTAGTCCTACATCTGCTGGATCGTTGGCCAGTCATTATTCTGGCGGGTGGCGCGTTAATTGGCTGGATAGCGGGTAGTATGCTACTGACGGATCCACTGTTACATCCGTATGTGGCAGGTAAAGACCTCGCCTTTTATGAACATTGTGCAGGGGGAGTGTGTGCGCTGCTGATCTTCATCATTGGTTGGTTTAAAACACGCAAAAGCGCATAA